In Rhizobium sp. N324, a single genomic region encodes these proteins:
- a CDS encoding ROK family transcriptional regulator yields the protein MPMTSSVVETPIARKISTNAVIRTVLANRSISRADIAKLTGLSKQTISDVVRDLEDDGWLKPAGQTDGRPGRNAIIYEINARAGLAVSIDLGGTKIAAAICDLLGNVVAETKVATDPRGGMHLVNQFSDVIAGLASAAGTAADKLRLVVLGSPGVLDPATGHINVAPNIPGIDAINLRQVFSDRMGIPVIVENDVNLAAQGERWRGHGVETGNFAFIALGTGVGMGIIANGALLRGARGAAGEIAYLPIGGDAFDPGGFTLGTFESAVGSVAMLRRYTGFGGRNASTVADLFAAFNAGETSAVAAIEETARLVALAIAAIGATLDPELVITGGSIGARPELVNAIRGFLPRCTPYPPRIEISRFGNRAALMGGMGVAVERMHDDLFGVKLKDA from the coding sequence GTGCCAATGACATCTTCTGTCGTAGAAACACCGATCGCCCGAAAAATATCGACCAATGCGGTGATCCGGACCGTGTTGGCGAACCGGTCGATTTCCCGCGCCGATATCGCCAAGCTGACCGGCCTGTCGAAACAGACGATCTCCGATGTCGTGCGCGACCTTGAGGATGATGGCTGGCTGAAACCTGCCGGGCAGACCGACGGTCGGCCGGGCCGCAATGCAATCATCTACGAAATCAACGCCAGGGCTGGATTGGCGGTCTCCATCGATCTCGGCGGCACCAAGATTGCCGCGGCGATCTGCGACCTGTTGGGCAATGTCGTTGCCGAAACCAAAGTGGCGACCGACCCGCGCGGCGGAATGCATCTCGTCAATCAGTTCAGCGATGTGATCGCTGGACTCGCATCTGCGGCAGGAACGGCCGCCGACAAGCTCCGCCTCGTTGTTCTGGGCAGTCCCGGCGTGCTCGATCCGGCCACCGGACATATCAACGTCGCGCCAAACATCCCGGGCATTGACGCCATCAATCTGCGGCAGGTCTTCAGCGACAGGATGGGCATACCGGTGATTGTCGAAAATGACGTCAACCTGGCGGCGCAAGGGGAGAGATGGCGGGGTCACGGGGTCGAAACTGGCAACTTCGCCTTCATTGCTCTCGGAACCGGCGTCGGCATGGGCATCATCGCCAATGGCGCTCTGTTGCGCGGCGCGCGCGGTGCGGCCGGCGAAATCGCCTATCTTCCGATCGGCGGCGATGCTTTCGATCCCGGCGGGTTTACGCTTGGAACCTTTGAGAGCGCAGTCGGCAGCGTCGCCATGTTGCGCCGCTACACCGGTTTCGGTGGGCGCAACGCATCCACCGTCGCCGATCTCTTCGCCGCGTTCAATGCCGGAGAGACCAGCGCCGTCGCGGCAATCGAAGAGACGGCGCGGCTGGTGGCGCTCGCCATTGCCGCCATCGGAGCCACTCTCGATCCCGAACTGGTGATCACCGGCGGCAGCATCGGCGCAAGACCGGAACTCGTCAACGCCATCCGCGGTTTCCTGCCGCGTTGCACGCCCTACCCGCCGCGCATCGAGATCAGCCGCTTTGGCAACCGCGCCGCCCTTATGGGAGGAATGGGGGTCGCGGTCGAGCGCATGCACGACGATCTGTTCGGCGTGAAATTGAAAGACGCTTGA
- a CDS encoding GNAT family N-acetyltransferase, producing the protein MDSNCFIRPAIEADSDALFDICLKTANGGEDASALYSDPHLPGYIWSVPYLKFARDFAFVLVQGDRPVGYVVGVPDTGGFDKDLEVNWWPFVRREIAGLTPSRARDADVIERIQNPRSGTTWLQDDYPAHLHINILPGLQAGGWGRRMISTELEALRNHGVAAVHLGVDPNNERARGFYRHLGFAELERDGSVAFAMRIDKVPG; encoded by the coding sequence CGAGGCCGATAGTGACGCTCTTTTCGACATCTGCCTGAAAACCGCCAACGGCGGCGAGGATGCCAGCGCGCTTTACAGCGACCCGCATCTGCCCGGTTACATCTGGTCGGTACCCTATCTCAAATTCGCCAGGGACTTTGCCTTTGTTCTCGTTCAGGGCGACCGGCCGGTCGGCTACGTCGTCGGGGTGCCCGATACCGGCGGGTTCGACAAAGACCTTGAGGTAAACTGGTGGCCGTTCGTCCGCCGAGAGATCGCCGGGCTGACGCCCAGCCGTGCGCGCGACGCCGACGTGATCGAACGAATTCAAAATCCGCGCAGCGGAACGACGTGGCTTCAGGACGATTACCCGGCGCATCTTCACATCAACATTCTTCCCGGACTTCAGGCAGGCGGCTGGGGCCGCCGGATGATCAGCACCGAGCTCGAAGCGCTTCGCAATCACGGGGTCGCAGCTGTGCATCTCGGTGTCGATCCAAACAATGAACGGGCCAGAGGTTTTTACCGTCACCTTGGCTTTGCCGAACTCGAACGGGACGGCTCCGTCGCCTTCGCCATGCGGATCGATAAGGTCCCCGGCTAG
- a CDS encoding DUF982 domain-containing protein, with protein MTEIRFPSPVRVVSQNRSLIVSTVWEAVEYLKRWPNKRGRDYRVARQHCLDALDGLRSPRAAQASFITAAKTAGLLL; from the coding sequence TTGACTGAAATACGCTTTCCCTCCCCGGTCCGGGTAGTTTCTCAAAACCGCAGCCTGATCGTTTCCACCGTTTGGGAAGCCGTCGAATATTTGAAACGATGGCCGAACAAGCGTGGGCGCGACTATCGCGTTGCGCGCCAGCATTGCCTGGATGCGCTCGACGGGCTACGCAGCCCGCGCGCCGCACAGGCTTCTTTCATCACGGCGGCGAAGACGGCGGGATTGTTGCTGTGA
- a CDS encoding helix-turn-helix domain-containing protein has translation MITATQIRGARAMIGMSIEELAAASGLPVETVTALENGEFAGEPHALFDVRSTLEAHGIIFLSSGNQDEGGPGIRLRARTMSDDGIRPENLNAANDD, from the coding sequence ATGATAACAGCAACGCAGATACGCGGCGCGCGCGCCATGATCGGGATGAGTATCGAAGAGCTCGCCGCCGCAAGCGGCCTGCCGGTGGAGACCGTGACCGCTCTGGAAAACGGCGAATTCGCGGGCGAACCGCACGCGCTGTTCGATGTGCGCAGCACGCTCGAGGCGCACGGCATCATCTTCCTGTCGAGCGGCAATCAGGATGAAGGCGGCCCCGGCATCCGGTTGCGCGCGCGCACCATGAGCGACGACGGTATCCGGCCGGAAAACCTCAACGCCGCCAACGACGATTAG